One region of Sus scrofa isolate TJ Tabasco breed Duroc chromosome 3, Sscrofa11.1, whole genome shotgun sequence genomic DNA includes:
- the TNFRSF17 gene encoding tumor necrosis factor receptor superfamily member 17 isoform X1: MAQQCYQNEYFDRLLIACKPCRLRCSNTPPVTCQHYCNTMKGTNVILWTCLGLSLIVSLTVFILMFLLRKRSSGPLRDELRNPGSVPQKGAGADLGNGSEGRMGAETLLSRGLEYTVEECTCEDCVQSEPKVDSDHFFPLPAMEEGATILVTTKTNGYCSSLLAAESALALEKSISTR; the protein is encoded by the exons ATGGCTCAGCAGTGCTACCAGAATGAATATTTTGACAGATTGCTGATTGCTTGCAAACCCTGTCGCCTTCGATGCTCTAATACCCCGCCTGTAACGTGTCAGCATTATTGTAATACAA tgaaagGAACAAATGTGATTCTCTGGACCTGTTTGGGCCTGAGCTTGATAGTTTCTTTGACAGTTTTCATCTTGATGTTCTTGCTAAGGAAGAGGAGCTCCGGACCACTGAGGGACGAACTTAGAAACCCAG GATCGGTTCCCCAGAAGGGTGCTGGCGCTGACCTGGGCAATGGCAGCGAGGGCCGGATGGGTGCGGAAACGCTGCTTTCGAGAGGCCTGGAGTACACGGTAGAGGAATGTACGTGTGAAGACTGTGTCCAGAGCGAACCAAAGGTCGATTCCGACCATTTCTTTCCACTCCCAGCCATGGAGGAAGGCGCCACCATCCTTGTCACCACGAAAACAAATGGCTACTGCAGCAGCCTGCTAGCTGCCGAGAGTGCCCTGGCATTGGAGAAATCAATTTCTACCAGATGA
- the TNFRSF17 gene encoding tumor necrosis factor receptor superfamily member 17 isoform X2, translating into MAQQCYQNEYFDRLLIACKPCRLRCSNTPPVTCQHYCNTIFILMFLLRKRSSGPLRDELRNPGSVPQKGAGADLGNGSEGRMGAETLLSRGLEYTVEECTCEDCVQSEPKVDSDHFFPLPAMEEGATILVTTKTNGYCSSLLAAESALALEKSISTR; encoded by the exons ATGGCTCAGCAGTGCTACCAGAATGAATATTTTGACAGATTGCTGATTGCTTGCAAACCCTGTCGCCTTCGATGCTCTAATACCCCGCCTGTAACGTGTCAGCATTATTGTAATACAA TTTTCATCTTGATGTTCTTGCTAAGGAAGAGGAGCTCCGGACCACTGAGGGACGAACTTAGAAACCCAG GATCGGTTCCCCAGAAGGGTGCTGGCGCTGACCTGGGCAATGGCAGCGAGGGCCGGATGGGTGCGGAAACGCTGCTTTCGAGAGGCCTGGAGTACACGGTAGAGGAATGTACGTGTGAAGACTGTGTCCAGAGCGAACCAAAGGTCGATTCCGACCATTTCTTTCCACTCCCAGCCATGGAGGAAGGCGCCACCATCCTTGTCACCACGAAAACAAATGGCTACTGCAGCAGCCTGCTAGCTGCCGAGAGTGCCCTGGCATTGGAGAAATCAATTTCTACCAGATGA